From the genome of Aspergillus fumigatus Af293 chromosome 1, whole genome shotgun sequence, one region includes:
- a CDS encoding putative capsule-associated protein CAP1, whose translation MRFQRIVFLLGVVVLAGFSVVFLRRSHHDSDLPLNQSPPAIPHPPSVPISSNTQQQKHESENPATSSSPTDRHPIATLVGDAEQQFEQLHSRQSKTLTDAVNEYRRRYHMHPPPHFDKWFQFAQSRGVQLIDEYDTIYHSLLPFWAIEPKVIRERAREALGYDNAVIGVLIRQGKVTLVEGGGDKLKWQRDATAGMMSGFVEFLPDMDLVFNTHDEPRVVIPSDDLRRMVSIAKDSVLPKSFQNQSPKNTWSPRPKDLNKGDRIDEVRTTRFNRYAHQPTWTDSRASCPVDSPARSLNEDAPDNVGAYERGDPGFIYNTTAFSDICNTPSLKRTYGFFDRPNAFDVVHDLFPIFSQSKISSFQDILYPSPWYWANMVPYAEENDYPWDQKQEKMFWRGSTTGGFSRAGGWRRQHRQIFVGNINSLDNVKVLAKTTDGQWQTKEVNRADYRDLFDVKFTFIGQCDPSDCDAQKEFFEVVDAVGQQDAWAYKYLVDIDGNAFSGRYYAFLHSHSLVCKVAIFREWHDEWIKPWVHYVPLTLAGDESVETMRYFVTEDEGKSTAAKIAGKGRDWALKALRNDDMEVWFFRLLLEYGRLVDDNRENLGFFL comes from the exons ATGCGATTTCAAAGAATTGTGTTCTTATTGGGTGTCGTCGTCCTCGCAGGCTTCTCAGTTGTCTTTCTGAGAAGAAGCCACCATGATTCCGACTTACCTCTAAAtcagtctcctccagctATTCCACACCCTCCTTCAGTACCTATTTCTAGCAATACACAACAACAAAAGCATGAATCAGAAAATCCCGcgacatcttcctcccccACGGATCGACACCCAATCGCCACTCTAGTCGGAGATGCAGAGCAGCAATTCGAACAGCTGCATTCGCGGCAGTCCAAGACTCTGACCGACGCTGTCAATGAATACCGTCGTCGATACCATATGCACCCCCCGCCGCATTTCGATAAATGGTTTCAGTTCGCCCAGTCGAGGGGTGTTCAATTGATCGATGAATACGACACGATTTACCACTCCTTGCTCCCTTTTTGGGCGATCGAACCAAAGGTGATTCGTGAACGTGCGCGGGAGGCGCTTGGATATGACAATGCTGTGATTGGAGTGCTCATCAGACAGGGAAAGGTCACTCTGGTTGAAGGAGGTGGTGACAAACTCAAATGGCAGCGAGATGCTACTGCAGGGATGATGAGTGGTTTTGTGGAGTTTCTGCCAGACATGGACCTCGTTTTCAACACCCACGATGAGCCTCGAGTTGTCATTCCAAGTGATGATCTGCGTAGGATGGTCAGTATTGCGAAGGACAGTGTTCTCCCGAAATCCTTCCAGAATCAATCGCCGAAAAACACATGGTCGCCTCGGCCCAAAGATTTGAACAAGGGTGATCGAATTGATGAAGTGCGTACGACACGTTTCAACCGATATGCACATCAGCCTACATGGACCGACTCTCGAGCTTCCTGCCCGGTGGACAGCCCCGCCCGATCCCTGAACGAGGATGCGCCAGATAATGTCGGAGCCTACGAACGTGGTGATCCAGGCTTTATCTACAATACCACTGCCTTTTCCGATATCTGCAATACGCCCTCACTGAAGAGAACCTACGGCTTCTTTGATCGCCCAAATGCTTTTGATGTGGTTCACGATCTATTTCCAATCTTCTCGCAGAGCAAAATCTCAAGCTTTCAAGATATCCTCTATCCAAGTCCCTGGTACTGGGCTAACATGGTTCCCTACGCGGAGGAAAATGATTACCCCTGGGATCAAAAGCAGGAAAAGATGTTCTGGAGGGGTTCCACAACCGGAGGTTTCTCTCGAGCTGGTGgctggcggcggcagcaccgtCAGATTTTTGTCGGCAACATCAATAGCCTGGACAATGTCAAAGTTCTTGCTAAGACCACTGACGGTCAATGGCAAACCAAGGAAGTCAATCGTGCAGATTATCGTGATCTGTTCGACGTCAAATTCACGTTCATCGGGCAATGTGACCCCAGCGACTGTGATGCTCAAAAGGAATTCTTTGAGGTCGTGGATGCGGTTGGTCAGCAGGATGCATGGGCGTACAAGTATTTGGTCGATATCGACGGGAACGCATTCAGTGGCCGATATTACGCCTTTCTGCACAGCCACAGTCTAGTTTGCAAGGTGGCTATTTTTCGCGAATGGCACGACGAGTGGATCAAACCCTGGGTACACTACGTTCCTCTGACTTTGGCGGGTGACGAGTCCGTAGAGACGATGCGGTACTTTGTCACCGAAGATGAAGGGAAAAGCACGGCGGCAAAGATTGCGGGAAAAGGTCGGGATTGGGCACTGAAAGCACTACGAAATGACGACATGGAAGTGTGGTTCTTCAGGCTCTTATTAGA GTACGGACGCTTAGTAGACGATAACCGGGAGAATCTGGGATTCTTCCTTTGA
- a CDS encoding protein phosphatase 2A structural subunit TPD3, with translation MEGQGENDELYPIAVLIDELKHDEVTLRINAIRRLSTIALALGPERTRDELIPFLDDSVEDEDEVLTALSDELGSFVEYVGGSEFGHVLLSPLENLAAIEEPLVREKAVESLNKIGEELSEKQIEEYFIPMVIRLSKADWFTSKVSATGLYCVPYRKSQPPLQQSLRQYFGGLVHDETPMVRRQAANNLAKFVKEMQTQVIIEEIIPLFQYLASDDQDSVRLLTVDILISIAEEIPKEQQPSHGVLLTSLRNLFEDKSWRVRYMVADRYEKIAKAVHEEVVTRDMVPSFVKLLKDTEAEVRTAIAGQIPGFCSLIDRETLLNEIMTSVEDLVSDPSQHVRAALGTQISGLAPILGKEETIAHLLPMFLQMLKDEFPDVRLHIISKLELVNKVIGIDLLSQSLLPAIVQLAEDKQWRVRLAIIEYIPLLASQLGVKFFDEQLSDLCMGWLGDTVFSIREAATQNLRKLTEVFGVEWAQGSIIPKVMAMGQHPNYLYRMTTCFAISTLAPVVSLDIIENSILPILDRLVTDEIPNIRFNVAKSYAVLIDTLRRLPAQGTLSELEKAGKPAIPSPRGQELIQQRILPSLEKLQQDEDVDVRYFATTAAGGHEEAMQTSP, from the exons ATGGAGGGTCAGGGAGAAAATGATGAGCTCTACCCCATTGCCGTTCTCATTGATGAACTGAAG CATGATGAGGTTACTCTTCGCATCAACGCTATACGCCGTCTTTCTACGATTGCATTGGCCTTAGGACCAGAGAGAACTCGTGACGAACTTATTCCTTTCCTCGATG ACTctgtcgaggacgaagacgaagtcCTAACCGCTCTGAGCGATGAGCTGGGTAGTTTCGTTGAATATGTTGGCGGTTCGGAATTTGGTCATGTACTCCTTTCTCCCCTGGAGAACTTGGCAGCCATTGAAGAGCCATTGGTGCGGGAGAAG GCCGTCGAGTCGCTCAACAAGATCGGGGAGGAATTATCCGAGAAGCAGATCGAAGAATACTTCATCCCCATGGTTATTCGCCTCTCGAAAGCAGATTGGTTCACATCAAAAGTCTCTGCCACTGGTCTCTATTGCGTTCCCTACAGGAAATCACAACCGCCACTGCAGCAAAGTCTCCGCCAATATTTCGGAGGCCTTGTACATGACGAGACGCCGATGGTGCGACGACAGGCGGCAAATAACCTTGCCAAGTTTGTTAAGGAAATGCAGACACAAGTGATCATTGAAGAAATAATACCCTTGTTCCAATATTTGGCAAGTGACGATCAAGACAGCGTGCGCTTGTTGACTGTGGACATTCTCATCTCTATCGCCGAGGAAATCCCCAAGGAGCAACAACCCAGCCATGGTGTCCTGCTGACCTCCCTGCGCAATCTTTTCGAGGATAAGAGCTGGAGAGTGAGATACATGGTTGCTGATCGATACGAGAAG ATCGCTAAGGCTGTACACGAAGAAGTTGTTACTCGTGACATGGTGCCCTCATTTGTTAAGCTTCTGAAGGACACAGAGGCTGAAGTTCGGACTGCCATTGCGGGCCAGATTCCAG GTTTCTGCAGCTTGATTGACCGGGAGACCTTGCTTAACGAGATTATGACGAGCGTGGAGGATCTTGTCTCAGATCCATCCCAGCATGTGCGAGCGGCATTGGGTACTCAAATCAGCGGACTGGCCCCGATCCTTGGGAAAGAAGA GACAATTGCCCACCTGCTCCCGATGTTCCTTCAGATGCTGAAAGACGAGTTCCCCGATGTTCGCCTACATATCATCTCCAAGCTGGAATTGGTCAACAAGG TCATCGGCATCGACCTTCTTTCGCAGTCGCTTCTCCCTGCCATTGTCCAGTTAGCTGAAGACAAACAATGGAGAGTTCGGCTTGCTATCATCGAGTACATCCCTCTTCTCGCTAGTCAGCTGGGTGTCAAGTTTTTCGACGAACAGCTCAGCGACTTGTGCATGGGCTGGCTCGGGGACACTGTCTTCTCGATCAGAGAAGCTGCCACTCAAAATTTGAGAAAGCTCACAGAAGTTTTCGGAGTAGAATGGGCTCAGGGCTCTATCATCCCGAAGGTTATGGCCATGGGACAACACCCGAACTATCTCTACAGAATGACCACTTGCTTTGCTATCTCA ACTCTTGCGCCCGTTGTCTCGCTGGACATCATCGAAAACTCAATACTTCCTATTCTAGACAGACTCGTAACGGATGAAATTCCCAATATCCGCTTCAATGTCGCCAAATCCTACGCTGTATTGATCGACACACTACGTCGCCTTCCTGCCCAAGGGACACTATCCGAGCTCGAGAAAGCTGGGAAACCAGCGATCCCGTCACCTCGGGGTCAGGAGCTTATCCAGCAGAGAATCCTCCCCAGTCTAGAGAAGTTGCAGCAGGATGAAGATGTCGATGTCCGGTACTTTGCTACAACTGCCGCGGGCGGCCACGAGGAGGCCATGCAGACTTCACCCTAG
- a CDS encoding phenylalanine--tRNA ligase subunit beta: MPTISVDKAALFKELGREYTTEEFDELCFEFGIELDEDTTNSDRPIVDGKQEPPQLKIEIPANRYDLLCFEGIQLMLNIFLGRKPLPNYRLVEPANGQLEKIIVKEDTMKVRPLVSGAILRNIKFDKARYESFIALQDKLHQNLARQRTLVSIGTHDLDTIQGPFTYEALPPKDIKFVPLNQTKELNGEELMSFYEKDKHLGKYLHIIRDSPVYPVIYDSKRTVCSLPPIINGDHSKITLDTKNVLIEITALDKTKLDIVTKIMVTMFSQYTSKPFTVEPVQIVSEHNNETRVEPDIAPRTTQAEVSYINQCCGLELSPEEICKLLTKMAYQARPSASSPDLIDVDVPPTRADVLHQADIMEDVAIAYGFNSLPRSFPSKSGTIAQPLPINKLSDIVRMEAAMAGWTEVLPLILCSHDENFAWLNRKDDGTTAVKLANPKTVEFQVVRTSLLPGLLKTIRENKHHAVPIKIFECSDVAFKDLTLERKSRNERHFAAAWYGRTSGFEVVHGLLDRIMAMLKSAFITGEECLENPAVNDSHYWIEELDEPTYFPGHAASIHLRIAGKDHVIGAFGILHPTVLEKYELKYPVSTLEINIEAFL, from the exons ATGCCCACCATCTCGGTCGATAAGGCCGCGCTCTTCAAAGAGCTTGGTCGGGA ATATACTACGGAGGAGTTCGATGAGCTGTGCTTCGAGTTCG GCATTGAGCTCGATGAAGAT ACCACAAACTCGGACAGACccatcgtcgatggcaagcAGGAGCCACCCCAGCTGAAGATCGAAATCCCCGCCAACCG TTATGATCTGCTATGTTTCGAAGGTATCCAGCTCATGCTAAACATCTTCCTGGGCCGGAAGCCTCTTCCCAACTACCGACTGGTTGAGCCCGCCAATGGACAACTGGAGAAAATCATTGTCAAGGAAGAT ACCATGAAAGTAAGGCCGTTGGTTTCCGGGGCAATTCTTCGCAACATCAAATTCGACAAAGCCCGCTATGAATCCTTCATTGCTCTGCAAGACAAACTCCACCAGAACCTTGCCAGACAGAGAACTCTTGTTTCGATCGGTACCCATGACCTGGACACTATTCAGGGCCCCTTCACCTATGAAGCACTGCCACCAAAGGACATCAAGTTTGTGCCTTTGAACCAGACGAAAGAATTGAACGGCGAGGAATTAATGTCCTTCTATGAG AAAGACAAGCATCTGGGCAAATATCTCCACATCATCCGCGACTCACCCGTTTACCCCGTCATCTACGACTCTAAGAGGACTGTCTGTTCCCTGCCGCCAATTATTAACGGTGACCATTCAAAGATTACTTTAGACACCAAGAATGTCTTGATTGAGATTACGGCTCTTGACAAGACAAAGCTCGACATCGTCACCAAGATCATGGTCACGATGTTTTCCCAATATACCTCCAAGCCCTTCAC TGTTGAGCCTGTCCAGATTGTCTCTGAACACAATAACGAGACCAGAGTCGAGCCTGACATTGCACCTCGTACCACTCAGGCCGAGGTCTCTTACATCAACCAGTGCTGCGGACTGGAGCTTTCTCCCGAGGAAATTTGCAAGCTACTGACTAAGATGGCATACCAAGCAAGGCCGTCTGCATCTTCGCCCGACCTCATTGACGTGGATGTTCCCCCCACCCGCGCGGACGTGCTTCACCAGGCAGATATTATGGAGGATGTTGCCATTGCGTACGGTTTCAACTCGCTCCCACGGTCCTTCCCCAGCAAGTCGGGTACGATTGCTCAGCCTCTACCCATCAATAAGCTGTCCGATATTGTTAGAATGGAAGCTGCAATGGCAGGCTGGACAGAGGTCTTACCCCTCATCTTGTGTTCTCACGACGAGAACTTCGCCTGGCTCAACCGCAAGGATGACGGCACCACAGCGGTTAAACTGGCAAACCCTAAGACCGTAGAGTTCCAAGTTGTCCGCACAAGCCTGCTTCCTGGTCTCCTCAAGACCATTCGTGAGAACAAGCATCACGCAGTACCCATCAAGATCTTCGAGTGCAGCGATGTCGCCTTCAAAGATCTGACCTTGGAACGTAAAAGCCGCAATGAGAGACACTTTGCTGCAGCCTGGTACGGGAGGACGAGCGGCTTCGAAGTTGTGCACGGCTTGCTCGACCGCATCATGGCCATGCTCAAGAGCGCCTTCATCACAGGTGAGGAGTGTCTCGAGAACCCAGCCGTCAACGACTCGCATTACTGGATTGAAGAGCTCGACG AACCCACTTACTTCCCGGGCCATGCGGCGTCCATCCACCTTCGTATTGCTGGCAAGGACCACGTCATCGGTGCCTTCGGTATCTTACACCCTACAGTATTGGAGAAGTACGAGCTGAAATACCCCGTGAGCACGCTGGAGATCAACATTGAGGCTTTCCTGTAA
- a CDS encoding 40S ribosomal protein uS3 — translation MAAVQGAISKRRKFVADGVFYAELNEFFQRELAEEGYSGVEVRVTPTVTDIIIRATHTQEVLGEQGRRIRELTSLIQKRFKFPENSVSLYAAKVQNRGLSAVAQCESLRYKLLNGLAVRRACYGVLRFIMESGAKGCEVVVSGKLRAARAKSMKFTDGFMIHSGQPAKEFIDSATRHVLLRQGVLGIKVKIMRGSDPEGKAGPQKTLPDSVTIIEPKEEQPVLQPMSQDYGAKALAAQQLAEQQRLAEQQAAEGQEGAGAEAYAQE, via the exons ATGGCCGCTGTCCAGGGAGCTATTTCGAAGCGCCGCAAGTTCGTCGCCGACGGTGTCTTCTATGCCGAGTTGAACGAGTTCTTCCAGCGCGAGCTGGCTGAGGAGGGTTACTCTGGTGTTGAAGTCCGTGTCACTCCCACTGTCACCGACATCA TCATCCGTGCCACCCACACTCAGGAGGTTCTCGGTGAGCAGGGTCGCCGCATCCGCGAGCTCACCTCCCTCATCCAGAAGCGCTTCAAGTTCCCCGAGAACTCCGTCTCCCTCTATGCCGCCAAGGTCCAGAACCGCGGTCTGTCCGCCGTCGCTCAGTGCGAGTCCCTCCGCTACAAGCTCCTCAACGGTCTGGCCGTCCGCAGAGCCTGCTACGGTGTCCTGAGATTCATCATGGAGAGCGGTGCCAAGGGTTGTGAGGTTGTCGTTTCCGGAAAGCTGCGTGCTGCCCGTGCCAAGTCCATGAAGTTCACG GACGGTTTCATGATCCACTCCGGTCAGCCCGCCAAGGAGTTCATTGACAGCGCTACCCGTCACGTCCTTCTCCGCCAGGGTGTTCTTGGTatcaaggtcaagatcatGCGCGGCTCCGACCCCGAGGGCAAGGCTGGTCCTCAGAAGACCCTCCCTGACTCCGTCACCATCATCgagcccaaggaggagcagcccGTCCTGCAGCCCATGAGCCAGGACTACGGTGCCAAGGCTCTCGCCGCTCAGCAGCTCGCCGAGCAGCAGCGACTTGCTGAGCAGCAGGCCGCTGAAGGCCAGGAGGGTGCTGGTGCGGAGGCTTACGCCCAGGAGTAA
- a CDS encoding phosphatidylinositol-3-phosphatase YMR1, with product MERTRIAKVEDVTLARRGEQVVGTLHLTPHHIIFSHIPQGAETAQPQGTPVRPRELWITYPIISFCTCRPTPAASRQPSSIRLRCRDFTFVCFYFASESKARDVYESIKLWTCKVGRIDKLYAFTYQPPPPEREFNGWELYNARKEWARQGVGCDGNDNGWRISEINTDYGFSPTYPALLPVPSSISDNTLNYAARYRSRARVPVLTYRHPINNCSITRSSQPLVGVRQNRSIQDEKLLAAIFSTSRTDRPLANFTPPHIENDSPSSTQGDVSSGQMLTDLTNAEELEDEMLESFRGNPEERPQIYGAQQHNLIVDARPTVNAFAMQAVGLGSENMDNYKFATKAYLGIDNIHVMRDSLNKVVDALKDSDVTPLGPNRDQLARSGWLKHIAGILDGAGLIARQVGLQHSHVLIHCSDGWDRTGQLSALSQICLDPYFRTMEGFMVLVEKDWLSFGHMFRHRTGPLSSEKWFQIENERIGGDSGRPFGEGGGASKAIENAFLSAKGFFNRDNTSRDSLPDSEGEMQNYDSDSPRKPGSAPRSVVSEKEVTKVKETSPVFHQFLDATYQLLYQYPTRFEFNERFLRRLLYHLYSCQYGTFLFNSEKERVEMKAKERTRSVWDYFLARREQFLNPKYDPLVDDHKRGKERLIFPRINEVRWWSEAFGRTDAEMNGVRSASVTPSVRRGSPASESTPVLTGIETAHHAVGSGASGNVTNNATSTGMAAVASGISNLSFSKGKESSQEPKNLSQMELEMQ from the exons ATGGAGAGAACACGGATCGCTAAG GTTGAAGATGTGACCTTGGCGCGTCGTGGTGAACAGGTCGTCGGCACTCTACACCTTACTCCTCACCATATTATCTTCTCCCACATACCCCAAGGGGCCGAGACTGCGCAACCTCAAGGTACGCCTGTTCGACCAAGGGAACTGTGGATAACATACCCTATCATCTCATTTTGTACATGCCGCCCAACCCCTGCCGCATCCCGCCAGCCTTCGTCGATTCGCTTGCGCTGTCGAGACTTTACCTTCGTTTGTTTCTACTTCGCCAGTGAGAGTAAAGCTCGCGATGTATATGAAAGCATAAAACTCTGGACATGCAAAGTCGGCCGGATCGACAAACTCTATGCCTTCACTTAtcagccgccgccgccggaGCGGGAATTTAATGGTTGGGAGTTGTACAACGCACGCAAAGAGTGGGCTAGGCAGGGCGTGGGCTGCGATGGCAACGACAACGGCTGGCGCATTTCCGAGATAAATACGGACTACGGG TTTTCACCGACATACCCTGCCCTTCTACCGGTGCCGTCGTCCATTTCAGACAATACGCTCAACTACGCAGCTCGTTATCGGTCGAGAGCACGAGTACCTGTCCTGACATATCGCCATCCCATCAACAACTGCTCGATTACGAGAAGCTCACAGCCTCTAGTAGGTGTACGGCAGAACCGAAGCATCCAGGATGAAAAGCTATTGGCAGCAATATTCTCAACGTCCCGTACAGACAGGCCACTGGCGAATTTCACACCACCACATATAGAAAATGACTCACCGAGCTCTACGCAAGGTGACGTCTCATCGGGTCAGATGCTGACTGACTTGACAAACGCCGAGGAATTGGAAGACGAAATGCTGGAGTCGTTCCGTGGGAATCCAGAGGAAAGACCTCAGATTTATGGTGCTCAGCAGCATAACCTAATTGTTGATGCACGGCCGACAGTCAATGCATTTGCTATGCAAGCCGTTGGTCTAGGGTCAGAGAATATGGACAATTACAAATTTGCTACGAAGGCTTACCTCGGCATTGACAACATTCATGTCATGCGGGACTCGCTCAATAAGGTTGTTGATGCTCTTAAAGACTCTGATGTCACGCCGTTAGGACCTAATAGGGATCAACTGGCACGAAGTGGATGGCTGAAACATATTGCTGGCATTCTGGATGGCGCCGGGTTGATAGCTCGTCAAGTCGGCTTACAGCACTCGCATGTGCTCATTCACTGCTCGGATGGATGGGATCGCACGGGGCAGTTGAGCGCTCTGAGTCAAATATGTCTTGATCCGTACTTTAGGACGATGGAAGGGTTTATGGTACTTGTGGAGAAGGACTGGCTTTCCTTTGGTCACATGTTCCGACACAGAACGGGTCCTTTGAGCAGCGAAAAGTGGTTTCAAATTGAAAACGAAAGAATTGGGGGTGATTCCGGCCGTCCATTCGGAGAGGGCGGTGGTGCAAGCAAAGCCATAGAGAATGCTTTCCTCAGCGCAAAAGGATTTTTTAACAGAGACAACACGAGCCGCGATTCTCTCCCAGATTCGGAAGGGGAGATGCAAAATTATGACTCCGACAGTCCCCGAAAGCCAGGTTCCGCCCCCAGAAGCGTTGTCTCCGAAAAGGAGGTAACCAAGGTAAAGGAAACAAGTCCTGTCTTTCATCAGTTCCTGGATGCGACCTACCAATTGTTATACCAATATCCGACACGATTCGAATTCAACGAGCGCTTTCTTAGGCGGCTGCTCTACCATCTCTACTCATGCCAATATGGCACATTCCTCTTCAATAGTGAAAAGGAGCGGGTAGAGATGAAGGCGAAAGAACGCACTCGGAGCGTGTGGGATTACTTCCTTGCCCGGAGAGAGCAATTTCTCAATCCCAAGTATGATCCTCTAGTAGACGATCATAAGCGCGGCAAGGAACGCCTGATCTTCCCACGTATCAATGAAGTCAGATGGTGGAGCGAAGCATTTGGCCGGACAGATGCGGAGATGAACGGAGTCCGCTCTGCCAGCGTCACTCCCTCTGTCCGTCGTGGTAGTCCCGCCTCTGAGTCAACGCCGGTCCTGACAGGTATTGAGACAGCCCATCATGCTGTCGGAAGCGGAGCTTCTGGCAATGTAACCAACAACGCTACCTCGACCGGAATGGCAGCAGTAGCCTCAGGAATCTCAAATCTTAGTTTCTCAAAGGGAAAGGAGAGCTCTCAGGAGCCGAAAAATCTGAGTCAGATGGAGCTTGAAATGCAATAG
- a CDS encoding putative respiratory complex assembly protein Rmp1 — MLTRFARPAAGRLACQCITPCRDILRSSASRQRDAFVRYLNTATNPEDEPPRRRPGARWANQKDYPRSQKVTLDVDSLGRPGEIVVVPHRTRRRRNSVEIKRNTSDKSALPFMLEDIAIKDTVLESGTINENIRSFREPHRPHDKLSSNDWEDLRNRLQSSFTYQQLSDYIQEAKQEALIQSDGEPQNEREPTAVWRPGTSMFLETGPVSQGSFADRVAVGQALKGKQLLAERILRDFWQLGVAGEVGQIDIRLPAYSLSLLLNSEHFSFEELASLHDAKIDVTSSLGLIRVTGTEHTCESIREIIYDATNRIRQEDVDLPTPNHATSKSGRTLTPDFLAWVSKTYGVAFEQNSSQGVIKMFYLAENREDADNARRTLNLAIYNTISPAIPFGTYLSAAQSASVYNVDPEQNVLWFDRQKVWFRWAMSSTQSSETKILDTPYFDKHQSLLSDELLKLLRKSSPSSECHGISETVIAAIGQCLFLRKPSFEIQTLSAPQLGKLNLPRTFTTDVPRVTSFLRTLKPRLLDDDQQCYIFRLIPTPAHANIFPRLEVEVTLPGLHPSSVSDAQIEIRSVKAELAESSVDYLLPENGLDLRFTRKLHRDLLHGHSENESAANVTVESLREYLQGVFSRYMNNEGEAPLPAFTHVPLPNNLLKGTFSREPDNTGNHTTAEYMFIPVNDLRGTRIHRYDFKGQRLNYAFYESGPFNPYRTTEIFLDMDLAEGDSSTSPPAVDARSPDPLHRGFNTFYGAACSLAFELDRAWRIDSV, encoded by the coding sequence ATGCTTACACGGTTCGCGAGGCCGGCAGCAGGGCGTCTGGCCTGTCAATGCATCACCCCTTGCAGAGATATTCTACGATCATCAGCGAGTCGCCAGCGTGATGCTTTCGTCCGCTATCTGAACACCGCAACCAATCCCGAGGACGAGCCACCGCGCCGTCGACCTGGAGCCAGGTGGGCGAACCAGAAGGACTATCCTAGGAGTCAGAAGGTGACGCTCGATGTCGACTCGTTGGGAAGACCTGGGGAAATCGTTGTAGTACCGCATCGGACCCGCCGTCGTCGAAACTCCGTCGAGATCAAACGCAATACATCCGATAAATCTGCCCTCCCATTCATGCTAGAAGATATCGCAATCAAAGATACTGTTCTAGAATCTGGTACCATCAATGAAAACATACGAAGCTTTCGTGAACCTCATCGGCCGCACGACAAGTTGTCCTCCAACGATTGGGAAGACCTGCGGAATAGACTCCAATCATCCTTTACCTATCAACAGCTGTCAGACTATATACAAGAAGCGAAGCAAGAGGCGTTGATCCAGAGTGATGGGGAACCACAAAACGAGCGCGAACCCACTGCTGTCTGGAGACCCGGAACTTCCATGTTTCTCGAAACCGGTCCAGTTTCGCAGGGAAGCTTTGCTGATAGGGTCGCCGTAGGCCAAGCGCTGAAAGGAAAGCAACTCCTTGCAGAGAGAATTTTACGAGACTTCTGGCAACTAGGTGTTGCTGGCGAAGTTGGTCAAATCGACATCCGCCTCCCGGCATATTCGTTATCGCTTCTGCTCAACTCCGAGCATTTCTCTTTCGAAGAATTAGCCAGCTTACACGACGCGAAGATTGACGTCACAAGTTCGTTGGGCCTCATCAGAGTAACTGGGACTGAGCACACATGTGAATCGATTCGCGAGATTATATACGATGCAACGAACAGAATCCGACAGGAAGATGTCGATCTACCTACGCCAAATCATGCCACGTCCAAGAGTGGTCGTACTCTTACTCCTGATTTTCTTGCATGGGTCAGCAAGACCTATGGAGTTGCATTCGAGCAGAATTCGTCGCAGGGCGTTATTAAGATGTTCTATCTTGCGGAGAacagagaagatgcggacAATGCTCGGAGAACACTAAACCTAGCGATTTACAACACAATTTCTCCTGCGATACCCTTTGGCACTTACTTATCCGCGGCTCAGTCGGCTAGTGTCTACAATGTAGACCCAGAGCAAAACGTCCTGTGGTTCGATCGGCAAAAGGTGTGGTTTCGGTGGGCAATGTCGTCTACCCAATCCTCTGAGACGAAGATCCTGGACACCCCGTATTTCGATAAGCATCAATCGCTTTTGTCGGACGAGCTTCTCAAATTGCTCAGAAAGTCGTCGCCATCGTCAGAATGCCATGGTATCAGTGAGACCGTGATAGCCGCCATTGGGCAGTGTTTGTTCTTACGCAAGCCTTCCTTCGAGATCCAGACTCTCAGCGCTCCTCAGCTGGGCAAATTGAATCTTCCTCGAACTTTCACTACGGATGTTCCTCGAGTAACGTCGTTTCTCCGTACGCTCAAGCCACgtctgcttgatgatgaccAACAGTGTTACATTTTCCGGTTGATCCCAACCCCTGCCCATGCAAATATCTTTCCGCGACTGGAAGTAGAGGTAACTCTGCCAGGATTACACccatcatctgtctctgATGCCCAAATTGAGATTCGTAGCGTGAAAGCTGAGTTGGCTGAGAGCAGTGTTGACTATCTGCTCCCCGAGAATGGCCTTGACCTTCGGTTTACCAGAAAGTTGCACCGCGATTTACTGCATGGACATTCTGAGAATGAGTCAGCCGCGAACGTTACGGTGGAAAGCCTCCGGGAATACCTGCAGGGCGTCTTTTCTAGGTATATGAACAACGAAGGTGAAGCGCCTCTGCCTGCGTTTACTCATGTTCCGCTTCCCAACAATCTGTTGAAGGGAACTTTCAGCAGAGAACCAGACAATACGGGTAACCACACTACTGCCGAATACATGTTCATACCAGTGAATGACCTTAGGGGCACGCGCATTCATCGCTATGATTTCAAGGGCCAGCGGCTCAACTATGCTTTCTATGAGAGCGGGCCGTTTAATCCCTACCGAACGACGGAGATCTTCCTCGACATGGATCTCGCTGAGGGTGACAGCTCCACAAGTCCTCCTGCAGTGGATGCTAGGTCCCCTGATCCACTTCATCGTGGGTTCAACACGTTCTACGGTGCTGCTTGCTCTCTTGCGTTCGAGCTGGATAGGGCCTGGCGAATTGATTCGGTCTAA